The proteins below come from a single Dinghuibacter silviterrae genomic window:
- a CDS encoding helix-turn-helix domain-containing protein, whose protein sequence is MDQNKKRVKTPIEPEDQLVKLGARIKALRIKAGYASYETFAYEHGLPRAQYGRYEQGKDLRFSSLVRVLAAFDISASDFFSEGFE, encoded by the coding sequence ATGGACCAGAATAAAAAAAGGGTGAAAACACCTATTGAACCGGAGGATCAATTAGTTAAATTGGGGGCTAGAATAAAAGCCTTACGTATAAAGGCTGGATATGCAAGCTATGAGACATTTGCCTATGAGCATGGACTGCCTAGGGCGCAGTATGGAAGATATGAGCAAGGAAAAGATTTGAGGTTTAGCAGTTTGGTGAGAGTCTTAGCTGCATTTGATATATCTGCAAGCGATTTTTTTAGCGAAGGGTTTGAATAA
- a CDS encoding recombinase family protein, translating into MQVADLYIRVSTDEQADKGYSQRNQEEMLRKYCGLHAVQVRKVIYEDHSAKTFNRPQWKALLLDLRKRKDRPDLVLFTKWDRFSRNAGDAYQMINVLRKLGVEPQAIEQPLDLTIPENKMMLAFYLAAPEVENDRRALNVFYGMRRARKEGRYMGLAPIGYINRTDPNGRKFIAPDEPQADIIRWSFEELAAGRYNTEQVWKMAKAKGFKGTKSLFWFAIRNPVYCGKIFIPKHKDEESQFVKGQHEPIISEALFYEVQDILDGRGRKYRLKTVAAVSLPLRGFLLCPVCGKVLSGSASRGRYKYYAYYHCFGGCTHRFRADHVNDLLTVELKKYTPNPRWQPILKSFLYKAYHQQTSRSSDDRKQLTEQIKDLEGKLSKARDLLLSDQIDPADYRAMKAEYEERLNRQQVKLNALVNQPDNFDTILKQGLNNLFHLSEIYETGTSEEKRKVIGSVYPEKLTFDGDQLRTTRINEAVQLIYTLDKELSEKETGQSSKIETLSCQVGRTGQMSNPVRGGLMIFREFLSVNNMIGL; encoded by the coding sequence ATGCAAGTAGCCGATTTATACATCCGCGTCAGCACGGACGAGCAAGCCGACAAAGGCTATTCCCAACGCAACCAGGAGGAAATGCTCCGCAAATATTGCGGCCTTCATGCTGTCCAGGTACGCAAAGTGATCTACGAAGATCATTCCGCGAAGACCTTTAACCGCCCCCAATGGAAGGCCTTATTGTTGGATCTCCGCAAACGAAAGGACCGCCCAGACCTGGTACTGTTCACCAAATGGGACCGATTCAGCCGCAATGCCGGAGACGCCTACCAAATGATCAACGTCCTAAGAAAGCTAGGCGTCGAACCCCAGGCCATCGAGCAACCGTTAGACCTTACCATCCCGGAAAACAAAATGATGTTGGCGTTTTACCTTGCCGCCCCGGAAGTGGAGAACGATCGCCGGGCACTAAACGTTTTTTATGGTATGCGTAGAGCCCGCAAAGAAGGTCGTTACATGGGACTTGCCCCGATTGGATATATCAACCGCACCGACCCCAATGGGCGGAAATTTATCGCCCCTGATGAGCCGCAAGCCGATATTATCCGCTGGTCCTTCGAGGAGCTGGCCGCTGGCCGGTACAATACCGAGCAAGTTTGGAAGATGGCGAAGGCAAAAGGCTTCAAGGGCACAAAAAGCCTATTTTGGTTTGCCATCCGCAACCCGGTGTACTGCGGTAAGATATTTATCCCAAAGCACAAGGACGAGGAAAGCCAGTTTGTTAAGGGGCAACACGAGCCCATCATATCGGAAGCGCTGTTTTACGAAGTTCAAGATATACTGGATGGCAGGGGAAGGAAATACCGGTTAAAGACCGTCGCGGCGGTGTCGTTGCCGCTCCGCGGCTTTCTGTTGTGTCCGGTGTGTGGGAAGGTGTTGAGTGGAAGCGCCTCCAGGGGAAGGTATAAATATTACGCTTATTACCATTGCTTCGGAGGTTGTACCCATCGATTCCGGGCCGATCATGTAAACGACCTGCTAACAGTGGAACTAAAGAAATATACGCCTAACCCGCGATGGCAGCCGATCTTGAAATCGTTCCTGTACAAGGCCTACCATCAGCAAACAAGCCGTAGCAGCGACGACAGGAAGCAACTGACGGAACAAATCAAGGACCTGGAAGGTAAGCTGTCCAAAGCCCGCGACCTCCTGCTATCCGATCAGATCGACCCGGCCGATTATCGCGCCATGAAAGCTGAATACGAAGAACGATTAAACCGGCAACAAGTGAAGCTGAACGCCCTGGTCAACCAGCCCGATAACTTCGACACAATATTAAAACAGGGCTTAAACAACCTCTTTCACTTGAGCGAGATTTACGAAACCGGCACCAGCGAAGAAAAGCGAAAAGTCATTGGTTCGGTCTATCCCGAAAAACTCACTTTCGACGGCGACCAACTTCGAACCACAAGAATCAACGAGGCTGTGCAGCTGATATACACGCTGGACAAGGAACTGTCCGAAAAAGAAACAGGACAAAGCTCAAAAATTGAAACTTTGTCCTGCCAAGTCGGGAGAACGGGACAAATGTCGAACCCGGTGCGGGGAGGGTTAATGATTTTTCGTGAGTTTTTAAGTGTAAACAATATGATTGGTTTGTGA
- a CDS encoding M35 family metallopeptidase, with product MKSTNRQAVAALVSEQVLPATGILRPCSIQGGTATQQAAVNDAHDNGYILASQALKGLQNDARYQLWFGVYLPARFNKVQAKLQAIVRGFEETDFVYIIDDNACDPGAIACTNPGDPRINICTTFFSRPPAGTNSMAGRVLHEHSHSSADTLDVRYGQAACQALAATRPDDAANNADSYEFYAGG from the coding sequence GTGAAATCGACGAATAGGCAGGCGGTGGCTGCGTTGGTCAGCGAACAGGTGTTGCCAGCAACGGGGATCCTCAGGCCTTGCTCGATACAGGGCGGGACCGCGACTCAACAGGCGGCTGTGAACGATGCACATGACAACGGGTATATCCTAGCCTCCCAGGCGCTGAAGGGCTTGCAGAATGACGCCCGGTACCAGTTGTGGTTTGGCGTCTACTTACCCGCCAGGTTCAACAAGGTTCAAGCCAAGCTTCAAGCTATCGTCAGGGGCTTTGAAGAGACGGACTTTGTATACATTATCGACGACAACGCCTGCGATCCCGGCGCGATCGCTTGTACCAATCCCGGAGACCCCAGGATCAATATCTGTACAACATTTTTTTCCCGGCCGCCGGCCGGAACCAACTCCATGGCGGGGCGTGTCCTGCATGAGCATAGCCACAGCTCGGCAGACACCCTGGATGTTCGGTATGGCCAAGCGGCCTGCCAGGCCTTGGCCGCGACAAGGCCCGATGACGCAGCGAATAATGCGGATAGTTACGAATTCTACGCAGGGGGCTGA
- a CDS encoding DUF262 domain-containing protein, translated as MAEETMRLNEASKKKGCFSGCFVVSKKLYCHIINVLIMSYFPPITISTAIQKIEYKQYLLPAIQREFVWGYRNIELLFDSLMREYPFGSLLMWKVEGANKGGHRYYEVLKYYRERYHTHCEEVNTALLPDFEAVLDGQQRLTALYLGLKGSYAYKTYRLSWNDNSYSLPTRKLYLNLSSLVNQDDAEGDVTEDGRLYDFRFLTDAEVAEATDIWFEVGKILGIQGTFKLGQFVRDQQWAEIPFINETLAKLHDVVHIKPLIHYYLETDQDYEKALNIFIRINSGGEKLDYSDLIMSTTIAGWKLLKAREEINSLISEIWANSGIQISKDLVLRTYLMLFNEDIKFRVANFSMANAQEFEQHWYDIRGAISEGFQLIKDFGYSENTMTSKNAALPIIYYLAKAKKAEDFTKKVGYKADRDIIKRWLHAVLLHRIFGGQADSVLKIIRDCISDELGKGVEAFPAVAIAKKMSKTRKSITVDDEFIENLLYTRYEDRYAFPILALLYPYLDYKNGDFHKDHIHPVSQFSKRNLKVNGVDTEVGNGHYFKDADFYNGIVNMQLLDGNENKSKNDKMLSEWVAVTRPDLKRQLIPEMLEFEQFPEFVERRWHLLKEKLREILTFSPEQETEEAES; from the coding sequence ATGGCCGAGGAAACGATGAGATTGAATGAGGCTTCTAAGAAAAAAGGGTGTTTTAGCGGTTGTTTTGTCGTGTCGAAAAAATTATATTGTCACATAATCAATGTTTTAATAATGAGTTATTTCCCGCCCATTACCATATCTACTGCTATACAGAAAATTGAGTATAAACAATATTTGTTACCGGCAATTCAGAGGGAGTTTGTTTGGGGTTATCGGAATATCGAGTTGTTATTCGATTCCTTGATGCGTGAGTATCCGTTTGGCTCTCTTTTGATGTGGAAAGTGGAAGGAGCGAATAAAGGGGGGCACCGGTATTACGAAGTGCTCAAATATTATCGGGAACGGTATCATACACACTGCGAGGAAGTCAACACTGCGCTGTTGCCGGACTTCGAGGCTGTATTGGATGGGCAACAACGGCTCACGGCTTTATACCTGGGTCTGAAGGGTTCTTATGCGTATAAAACGTACAGGTTAAGCTGGAACGATAATTCATATTCTCTGCCGACAAGAAAGCTCTACCTAAATTTAAGTAGCTTGGTGAATCAGGACGATGCTGAAGGGGACGTCACGGAGGACGGTCGTTTGTATGATTTCCGTTTCCTAACCGATGCAGAGGTGGCGGAGGCTACAGATATATGGTTCGAGGTGGGCAAAATTTTGGGAATACAGGGTACATTCAAATTGGGGCAGTTTGTACGGGATCAGCAGTGGGCAGAGATCCCATTTATTAATGAAACGCTGGCCAAATTACATGATGTGGTTCATATAAAACCGCTAATTCATTATTACCTGGAGACTGATCAGGATTATGAGAAGGCGTTGAATATCTTCATTCGGATAAATAGCGGGGGTGAGAAGCTGGATTACTCAGACTTGATAATGTCGACCACGATTGCTGGGTGGAAGCTTTTAAAGGCACGAGAAGAGATCAATTCGTTGATCAGTGAAATTTGGGCGAATAGCGGGATTCAAATTAGCAAGGACTTGGTGTTGAGGACTTATTTGATGCTCTTTAATGAGGATATTAAGTTCCGGGTTGCGAATTTTTCTATGGCCAATGCCCAGGAATTTGAACAGCACTGGTACGATATCCGAGGTGCGATTAGCGAGGGTTTTCAGTTGATTAAGGACTTTGGTTACTCGGAAAATACTATGACATCCAAAAATGCTGCATTGCCCATTATATATTACCTGGCCAAAGCAAAAAAGGCGGAGGATTTTACAAAGAAGGTGGGCTATAAAGCGGACAGGGATATCATAAAGCGGTGGCTACATGCGGTATTGTTGCACAGAATTTTTGGCGGACAGGCTGACAGCGTGCTTAAAATCATACGGGATTGTATCTCGGACGAGTTGGGGAAAGGCGTGGAGGCTTTCCCCGCAGTAGCTATTGCAAAAAAAATGTCCAAGACAAGAAAGTCAATTACGGTGGACGACGAATTTATAGAGAATTTGTTGTATACGAGGTATGAAGATCGATATGCGTTTCCGATACTGGCGCTCTTGTACCCCTATCTGGATTATAAGAATGGAGATTTTCACAAAGATCATATACATCCGGTATCGCAGTTTTCTAAGCGGAATTTGAAAGTGAACGGTGTTGATACTGAGGTAGGCAATGGACATTATTTCAAGGATGCCGATTTCTACAATGGAATTGTAAACATGCAGTTGTTGGATGGAAATGAGAACAAATCTAAAAATGACAAAATGTTGTCGGAATGGGTGGCGGTTACCCGCCCTGATTTGAAAAGACAACTAATTCCGGAAATGCTGGAATTTGAGCAATTCCCGGAATTTGTAGAAAGACGGTGGCATTTGTTGAAGGAGAAGCTCAGGGAAATATTGACGTTTTCCCCAGAGCAGGAGACGGAAGAGGCTGAAAGTTGA
- a CDS encoding SNF2-related protein: MIKLSIENGNIIIQEAANLKHYQLSQLQYFGYTKVVGNFIKPIVSIESDIAKIIEYFTDESVNLEVSNEINLLLSSAAKQNEQLSLRFNIAKEVKDGNFNKENLLLFNTFLNRLPRKLKQHQIKSAFHLYSIGNGANFSVPGSGKTSVVLSVYEKLKEDNICNILFVIGPPACFQPWKNEFYETLGRQPNSIILSGGNISERKSEYYKPIEITGELYLSTFQTILNDCHDVIKFLSQKSIKAFVVIDEAHYIKQIGGSWANALMYISEHAMFKCILTGTPIPRSYKDLFNLFDFLWNSNSPLKEADKIQIDVWEKNKNDEAVKELLNEKVGPLFYRVRKKDLGLLDPNFHPPILVEMNAYEKKIYQFVNAKILELSQDEYFENEGILNRLWQGRMIRLRQALSYSKLLDLPIESLNDTPFPISELKTTLTNYDKLEIPAKVEKLIEMVRVLLERGQKVLIWSNFIGTLHLLKNHFLSLDWRAELIYGKTPRRKDDDFEISEEKTREDIRDEFIDPKSGLNILIANPAACSESISLHKTCFNAIYYDLSYNCAQYLQSLDRIHRVGGSEYNQANYYFLQYRNSLDQDIKKSLDRKAQRMYDLIEQDYVIYNLDLYEEGASDDIDAYKRIFLKQKKTGTGEQHEQ, translated from the coding sequence GTGATAAAACTGTCTATTGAAAACGGAAACATTATTATTCAAGAGGCAGCAAACCTCAAACACTATCAATTATCCCAATTACAATACTTCGGGTACACAAAAGTAGTTGGCAATTTTATAAAGCCAATAGTATCCATAGAAAGTGATATAGCTAAAATTATAGAATATTTTACGGATGAGTCCGTAAATCTTGAGGTCTCCAATGAGATTAATTTGCTTCTCAGCTCTGCCGCAAAACAAAATGAACAGTTAAGCCTCCGTTTTAATATTGCCAAAGAAGTAAAAGATGGCAACTTCAATAAAGAGAATCTTCTTTTATTCAATACCTTTTTGAACAGGCTTCCAAGGAAACTGAAGCAACATCAAATAAAATCAGCGTTCCATCTTTATTCAATCGGTAATGGAGCCAACTTTTCAGTTCCTGGCAGTGGTAAAACTTCAGTCGTATTATCCGTCTATGAAAAATTAAAGGAGGATAATATTTGCAACATTCTTTTTGTGATAGGTCCTCCGGCCTGCTTTCAACCATGGAAAAATGAGTTTTATGAAACTTTAGGGCGACAACCGAATTCAATTATTCTATCCGGCGGGAATATATCCGAAAGAAAGTCCGAGTATTACAAACCAATTGAAATTACAGGAGAACTTTACTTAAGTACATTCCAGACGATATTAAACGATTGCCATGACGTAATAAAATTCCTGTCACAAAAGTCAATAAAGGCCTTCGTGGTCATTGATGAGGCCCATTATATCAAGCAAATAGGTGGTTCATGGGCTAACGCCTTAATGTACATCAGTGAGCATGCAATGTTTAAATGTATTTTGACGGGGACACCTATTCCTAGGAGTTACAAAGACCTGTTTAATTTGTTCGATTTTCTATGGAATAGCAATAGCCCTTTAAAGGAGGCTGATAAAATTCAAATTGATGTATGGGAGAAAAATAAGAACGATGAAGCTGTAAAGGAATTATTGAACGAAAAGGTAGGACCACTTTTTTACCGAGTTCGTAAAAAGGATTTGGGCTTATTGGACCCGAATTTTCATCCGCCGATTCTGGTGGAGATGAACGCCTATGAGAAGAAAATATATCAATTTGTAAATGCAAAAATACTTGAGCTGTCACAGGATGAATATTTTGAAAACGAGGGAATTTTAAATCGATTATGGCAGGGAAGAATGATTCGACTTCGTCAAGCTCTTTCATACTCTAAATTGCTGGATTTGCCCATTGAGTCGCTTAATGATACTCCCTTTCCAATCTCAGAGCTAAAAACCACATTAACTAACTATGATAAATTGGAAATCCCTGCAAAGGTCGAGAAGCTCATCGAAATGGTCAGAGTGCTTTTGGAGCGGGGCCAAAAGGTACTCATTTGGTCAAACTTTATCGGCACATTACATCTGCTAAAGAATCATTTCTTGAGTCTTGATTGGAGGGCCGAATTGATATATGGCAAAACTCCAAGAAGAAAAGATGATGATTTTGAAATTAGCGAAGAAAAGACAAGGGAAGACATTCGGGATGAATTTATTGATCCGAAAAGTGGTTTGAATATTTTAATTGCTAATCCTGCGGCATGCTCTGAATCAATATCTCTGCACAAAACCTGTTTTAATGCAATCTATTATGATTTGTCATACAATTGTGCCCAATACCTTCAGTCGCTAGATAGAATTCATCGTGTTGGAGGATCCGAGTACAATCAAGCCAACTATTATTTTCTGCAATACAGAAATTCCCTAGATCAGGATATAAAAAAAAGTTTAGATAGAAAAGCTCAGAGAATGTATGATTTAATCGAACAAGATTATGTGATTTATAATTTAGATTTGTACGAAGAGGGCGCATCAGATGATATAGATGCGTATAAACGAATTTTTTTAAAGCAAAAGAAAACTGGAACGGGGGAACAACATGAGCAATAG
- a CDS encoding DNA adenine methylase encodes MSNSDTTDKSTRATSQQSIHGSKKAAKINTPFGYFGSKNKIAMQLCKDLPPHNCWVEAFCGSAALTLSKSPAGIEVINDIDQEIINFFRQLRENPEKLCELISLTPYAAQELEIARSIPTERLSEIERARRFLVQSMMAINGVFGLERGGFSHSDSYTRNGKEARVSRWYNLPDRLSEVVERLRSVRVENKDALVLLKSYINRPATLVYLDPPYYGERINGYNIDANSEEFHTALLKTATQAKCMVFISGYQNDLYDKFLTAKKGWQKKMIKTITRGHSGNTHERTEVVWMNKYFIKASLTKKLPIKLTDKERAEKKVNPERIKNRKT; translated from the coding sequence ATGAGCAATAGTGATACAACTGATAAGTCTACCAGGGCTACTAGCCAACAGTCAATACATGGTTCAAAGAAAGCGGCCAAAATAAATACACCATTTGGATATTTTGGCTCAAAGAATAAAATTGCTATGCAACTCTGCAAAGACCTACCGCCACATAATTGCTGGGTTGAGGCTTTCTGTGGATCGGCAGCACTGACTTTGTCAAAATCTCCAGCAGGGATTGAAGTTATTAATGATATTGATCAAGAAATAATTAATTTTTTTAGGCAATTGAGGGAAAATCCTGAAAAACTTTGCGAGCTAATTTCCCTTACTCCATATGCTGCTCAAGAATTAGAGATAGCGAGATCCATTCCGACTGAACGTCTATCGGAAATTGAAAGAGCACGAAGATTTTTGGTTCAGTCGATGATGGCTATTAACGGCGTATTTGGCTTAGAGAGAGGCGGCTTCTCCCATTCAGATTCCTACACCAGAAATGGTAAAGAAGCAAGAGTAAGTCGGTGGTACAATTTGCCTGATCGCCTTTCCGAAGTTGTCGAAAGGCTTAGAAGCGTCAGGGTTGAAAATAAAGATGCTTTAGTACTGCTGAAATCATACATAAACAGGCCAGCCACACTTGTTTATCTTGATCCGCCTTATTATGGGGAAAGAATTAATGGATATAATATAGACGCTAATTCCGAAGAGTTTCATACTGCGTTACTAAAAACAGCTACCCAAGCAAAATGTATGGTGTTTATTAGCGGATATCAAAACGATCTATATGACAAATTTTTGACTGCCAAAAAAGGTTGGCAAAAGAAAATGATTAAAACAATTACCAGGGGACACTCAGGTAATACCCATGAAAGGACAGAAGTCGTTTGGATGAATAAATACTTTATTAAAGCATCCCTTACTAAAAAATTGCCTATAAAATTAACTGATAAGGAAAGAGCGGAAAAGAAGGTTAATCCAGAAAGGATCAAAAATCGAAAAACCTAG
- a CDS encoding pepsin/retropepsin-like aspartic protease family protein: MERIEQELRFKHKIYNSGSSSYYMTYIDGIVINPQANLKTYTPQEFIVDTGAAITILNRRLSLLFTSQTPIIDYVTIQYGGNSVKLPVYQVIIKIKGIEFNVPAAYDKNMSLTSLLGHFGFLNNFEHFGISKKRKRFTLIR; encoded by the coding sequence ATGGAAAGAATAGAGCAAGAACTTAGATTTAAGCATAAAATATACAATTCAGGGAGCAGTTCATATTACATGACCTACATTGATGGAATAGTTATAAACCCACAAGCCAATTTAAAAACCTATACTCCACAAGAGTTCATCGTTGACACGGGAGCCGCCATTACAATTCTAAACAGAAGATTGTCCCTATTATTTACCAGTCAAACCCCTATTATTGATTATGTAACAATACAGTATGGCGGGAATTCAGTGAAACTTCCTGTTTATCAAGTCATTATAAAAATAAAGGGTATAGAGTTCAACGTTCCTGCGGCTTACGATAAGAATATGAGCTTGACATCATTGTTAGGACATTTTGGCTTTTTAAATAACTTTGAACATTTTGGCATAAGCAAAAAAAGAAAGAGATTTACCTTGATTAGATAA
- a CDS encoding SMI1/KNR4 family protein: MNAIKTYLDQLLQQLIKSGSPLVEELQSGVENKKIEGVASKYGINFNEEVYELYSWRNGINESHLESNKLGELELFRLAIFPPFEMAVEDYDCYSRQNNYWKKDLFPLFGSGGGDYYLINCSDDPKVRGMIFYYSPTNYESEARISIFDSLQSLVQSVTICYERQAYQYTSGEDKYLDIDYELEAEICRAYNPLSAYWRADRG, translated from the coding sequence ATGAATGCCATAAAAACATATTTGGACCAACTTCTACAGCAACTTATTAAATCCGGCTCGCCCTTAGTGGAAGAGCTTCAATCTGGTGTTGAAAATAAAAAAATTGAAGGCGTCGCGTCCAAATACGGAATAAACTTTAATGAGGAGGTATATGAATTATATTCCTGGCGAAATGGAATAAACGAATCTCATCTGGAAAGTAATAAGCTAGGAGAACTAGAATTGTTTCGACTTGCTATCTTTCCTCCATTTGAAATGGCAGTTGAAGATTATGATTGTTATAGCCGACAAAATAATTATTGGAAAAAAGATCTTTTCCCGTTATTTGGCAGCGGTGGGGGCGATTATTATTTAATAAATTGTAGTGATGACCCTAAGGTTAGGGGGATGATTTTCTATTATTCTCCGACCAATTATGAATCAGAGGCCCGGATATCGATATTTGATTCATTGCAGTCTTTAGTCCAAAGTGTGACGATCTGCTATGAGAGACAAGCATATCAATATACATCCGGAGAGGATAAATATCTTGATATTGACTATGAATTGGAGGCGGAGATTTGTCGAGCCTACAACCCTTTATCAGCCTACTGGCGCGCTGACAGGGGATAA
- a CDS encoding helix-turn-helix transcriptional regulator produces MGTTEKLNGIHEGRNVKRFREMLGMKQDALASALGEDWTQRRVSLLEQKESIEPEVLEQVAQVLKVPIDAIKNFDEAAAINIISSTLHDNAGSINNHCTLSFDPVDKWLEAMEEIKKLYERLLESEKQKVEILQNQLTGRKQ; encoded by the coding sequence ATGGGAACCACTGAAAAACTAAATGGGATACACGAAGGCCGGAACGTAAAACGATTCCGGGAAATGTTGGGTATGAAACAGGATGCGCTGGCCTCTGCACTCGGAGAAGACTGGACGCAGAGGAGGGTTTCCCTGCTGGAGCAAAAGGAATCCATAGAACCGGAGGTATTAGAACAAGTCGCTCAGGTTTTAAAAGTACCCATAGATGCCATAAAGAACTTTGATGAGGCTGCTGCGATCAACATCATCTCAAGTACCCTACATGATAACGCCGGTTCAATAAATAATCATTGCACCCTTTCTTTCGATCCGGTAGACAAATGGCTCGAAGCCATGGAGGAAATTAAGAAGTTGTATGAACGTTTATTGGAATCTGAGAAGCAAAAGGTGGAAATCCTGCAAAATCAATTGACTGGCAGGAAACAATAA
- a CDS encoding M13 family metallopeptidase: protein MYKYAIILGLCAAAACKEQGKPDILAVNMDTTVRPGDDFFHYANGGWIKGNPIPGDQSAWGIGNLVDEELYIRKRTINEQAVKDRANGGITAKIADFWESGMDSAKADQEGINPIKPELDEIDGIKTTKDLVKVMADLHCKGVNVGFDEGVSQDSKNSDVEAYNLNQGGLGLPDRDYYFNTDKRTTTIREAYTPHIQKMLQLAGYDSVRAEKSSRAIMTLEMTLARNSRKLEDLRDPYRNYNKYSVEALGTLTPSIDWRGWLKAIGINHLDSAIVGQPEFYRTLENELTKESLDTWKDYLRWSLINGYASLLSAPFAEANFDFYGKLMYGLERMKPRWKRVLDVEEGAMGEALGQLFAKEYFNDKAKQRYSDLVEAIRTAYKHRIEKLTWMSDSTKQKALDKLSKIKKKVGYPDKWKDFSAMDIKAQPFARNVMASRQWWNQYEINKLGKPVDRDEWGMTPQTYNAYYNPSNNEIVLPAGIFTVPGMRDEELDDALVYGYAGASTIGHEITHGFDDEGRQFDAQGNLKSWWSPEDSIQFTKRADVMVRQFNGYVPVDTMHINGKATLGENIADLGGVLLGWDAFQQTEQYKKGEKIGGLTPQQRYFLGYALGWLEHEKKELLARQLLTDVHSPAQFRVNGPFADVDAFYEVFGVKPGDKMYLPDTARVKIW from the coding sequence ATGTATAAGTACGCGATTATACTGGGCCTATGCGCCGCGGCGGCTTGTAAAGAACAAGGAAAGCCGGACATCCTGGCGGTGAACATGGATACGACGGTGAGGCCGGGGGATGACTTCTTTCATTATGCAAACGGGGGGTGGATAAAGGGGAACCCGATTCCGGGGGATCAGAGTGCGTGGGGGATTGGGAACCTGGTGGATGAGGAATTGTATATCAGGAAGCGGACGATCAATGAGCAGGCGGTGAAGGACCGGGCGAATGGGGGGATCACGGCGAAGATCGCGGATTTTTGGGAGAGCGGGATGGACTCGGCAAAGGCGGATCAGGAGGGGATCAACCCGATAAAACCGGAGCTGGATGAGATCGATGGGATAAAAACGACAAAGGACCTGGTGAAGGTCATGGCGGATCTTCACTGCAAGGGGGTGAATGTGGGTTTTGACGAAGGGGTGTCGCAGGATTCGAAGAACAGCGACGTGGAAGCCTATAACCTGAATCAGGGGGGGCTGGGGTTGCCGGACCGGGACTATTATTTCAATACGGATAAGCGGACGACGACAATCCGGGAGGCGTATACGCCGCATATACAAAAAATGCTGCAGCTGGCGGGGTATGATTCGGTAAGGGCGGAGAAGAGCAGCAGGGCGATCATGACGCTGGAGATGACGCTGGCGAGGAATAGCCGCAAGCTGGAGGACCTGAGGGATCCGTATAGGAACTATAATAAGTACTCGGTGGAGGCGCTGGGGACGCTGACGCCGTCGATCGACTGGCGTGGGTGGCTGAAGGCCATCGGGATCAACCACCTGGATTCGGCGATCGTGGGTCAGCCGGAGTTTTACAGGACGTTGGAAAATGAACTCACAAAAGAGTCGCTGGATACGTGGAAGGATTACCTGCGTTGGAGCCTGATCAACGGGTATGCGTCTTTGCTGAGCGCGCCTTTTGCGGAGGCGAATTTTGACTTTTATGGGAAGCTGATGTATGGGTTGGAGCGGATGAAGCCGCGGTGGAAGCGGGTGCTGGATGTGGAAGAAGGCGCGATGGGGGAGGCCTTGGGGCAGCTTTTTGCGAAGGAATATTTTAACGATAAGGCGAAACAACGGTATTCGGACTTGGTGGAGGCGATCCGGACGGCGTATAAACACCGGATCGAAAAGTTGACGTGGATGAGCGATTCGACAAAACAAAAGGCGTTGGATAAACTGTCCAAAATAAAAAAGAAGGTGGGGTACCCGGACAAGTGGAAGGATTTCTCGGCGATGGATATCAAGGCGCAGCCGTTTGCCCGGAACGTCATGGCGTCGAGGCAGTGGTGGAATCAATATGAAATCAACAAGCTGGGCAAACCGGTGGACAGGGATGAGTGGGGGATGACGCCGCAAACATATAATGCGTATTATAACCCGAGCAATAACGAGATCGTATTGCCGGCGGGAATCTTTACAGTGCCGGGGATGAGGGATGAGGAGCTGGACGATGCCTTGGTCTATGGATACGCAGGGGCGTCGACGATCGGTCACGAGATTACACACGGGTTTGACGACGAGGGGCGGCAGTTTGACGCGCAGGGGAACCTGAAGTCGTGGTGGTCGCCGGAGGACAGTATCCAGTTTACAAAACGGGCGGATGTGATGGTCCGGCAGTTTAACGGGTATGTTCCGGTGGATACAATGCATATCAACGGTAAGGCAACGCTGGGCGAAAATATCGCGGACCTGGGCGGTGTTTTGCTGGGTTGGGATGCGTTCCAGCAAACGGAGCAATACAAGAAAGGGGAGAAGATCGGAGGGTTGACGCCCCAGCAGCGGTATTTCCTGGGGTATGCCCTGGGATGGCTGGAGCACGAGAAGAAGGAGCTGCTGGCGCGGCAGTTGCTGACGGATGTGCACTCGCCGGCGCAGTTCCGGGTCAACGGGCCGTTTGCCGATGTGGATGCATTTTATGAGGTATTTGGCGTAAAGCCGGGGGATAAAATGTATCTGCCTGACACGGCCAGGGTTAAAATATGGTAA